In the Variovorax sp. S12S4 genome, one interval contains:
- a CDS encoding protein-S-isoprenylcysteine O-methyltransferase: MNLQPSHLAFAAGTAVYLAIRAVFQHRAASSRKAVSRADTRDRLLIVLAGACQIGLPLILMLTPWLDAASYTQPVALTWAGALVMVCALWLFWRSHADLGTNWSVTLELSQNHRLITQGVYRRIRHPMYASFFAMGLSQALLLNNWIAGWAALLAVGVLYGIRTPHEERMMLESFGDEYRAYMQRTGGILPRFVPRATTTNS, from the coding sequence GTGAACCTTCAACCATCCCACCTGGCATTTGCGGCCGGCACCGCCGTCTACCTGGCGATTCGCGCCGTGTTCCAGCATCGCGCCGCGTCCAGCCGCAAGGCGGTCAGCCGTGCCGACACGCGCGACCGCCTGCTGATCGTTCTCGCGGGGGCGTGCCAGATCGGCCTGCCGTTGATCCTGATGCTGACGCCTTGGCTCGATGCAGCAAGCTACACGCAACCCGTCGCACTGACTTGGGCGGGCGCGCTGGTCATGGTGTGTGCGCTGTGGTTGTTCTGGCGCTCGCACGCAGACCTTGGCACCAACTGGTCCGTGACGTTGGAGCTCAGCCAGAATCATCGTCTGATCACGCAGGGCGTCTATCGCCGCATCCGGCATCCCATGTATGCGTCATTCTTTGCCATGGGACTCAGCCAAGCCTTGCTGCTGAACAACTGGATCGCCGGCTGGGCTGCACTGTTGGCGGTTGGCGTGCTCTATGGGATCAGGACGCCGCACGAGGAGCGAATGATGCTCGAGTCGTTCGGCGACGAATACCGCGCCTACATGCAGCGCACCGGCGGCATCTTGCCGCGCTTCGTGCCACGCGCTACTACCACCAATTCCTGA
- a CDS encoding efflux RND transporter periplasmic adaptor subunit: protein MESPNSEPSSGDSPAVQPVHPASSPPPRPPSRRRLWLGSLIALLLLLLLGGGAWYLINRKASTAGGPGFGGATVTVGNAMAREIELPVTIDALGTVTPLATITLRAQVGGVLTEVLFTEGQTVARNQLLARIDPRPYEQALMQARGTRQRDEAQLEAARVTLARYRTLLGQDSIARQDVDTQAALVRQLEGTVTTDLAAEAAAKLNLDYTRITAPVAGRIGLRAVDAGNTVTANATTGIAVITQMNPIDVQFSVPQDRVPDIQTQLAKGEPLPVTAFDRTRAATLDTGTFSTLDNVVDTTTGTVKAKARFGNAQTTLFPSQFVNVQMLLRKVRAVVVPVTAVRTGPNGDYVYVINQDRTVSMRQVKRGEANVDVVAITSGLQAGENVVTEGGDRIKDGAVVQLQGERPAMGPRGGASGPRGAASGPRGERGEGGGERRRQRPPQ, encoded by the coding sequence ATGGAATCACCGAACTCCGAGCCTTCTTCCGGCGATTCGCCTGCTGTTCAACCGGTACACCCCGCCTCGTCCCCGCCGCCCCGGCCGCCTTCGCGCCGCCGGCTCTGGCTTGGCAGCCTGATTGCGCTGCTGTTATTGCTGCTGCTGGGAGGCGGCGCCTGGTACCTCATCAACCGCAAGGCCAGCACCGCCGGCGGGCCGGGCTTCGGCGGCGCCACCGTTACCGTTGGCAATGCGATGGCGCGCGAGATCGAGCTGCCGGTGACCATCGACGCGCTCGGCACGGTCACGCCGCTCGCAACCATCACGCTCAGGGCGCAGGTGGGCGGGGTGCTCACCGAGGTGCTGTTCACCGAAGGGCAGACCGTCGCCAGGAACCAGCTGCTCGCGCGCATCGACCCCCGGCCCTACGAGCAGGCGCTGATGCAGGCACGCGGCACGCGCCAGCGCGACGAGGCGCAGCTCGAGGCCGCGCGCGTCACCCTCGCTCGCTACCGCACGCTGCTGGGGCAAGACTCCATCGCCCGGCAAGACGTGGACACCCAGGCCGCGCTGGTCCGGCAGCTCGAAGGCACGGTCACCACCGACCTGGCCGCCGAAGCCGCCGCCAAGCTGAACCTCGACTACACCCGCATCACAGCGCCAGTGGCCGGCCGCATCGGCCTGCGCGCGGTGGACGCGGGCAACACCGTCACGGCCAACGCGACCACGGGCATTGCGGTCATCACGCAGATGAACCCCATCGATGTGCAGTTCTCGGTGCCGCAAGATCGCGTGCCAGACATCCAGACGCAGCTTGCCAAGGGCGAGCCGCTGCCGGTTACCGCGTTCGACCGCACCCGCGCGGCAACGCTCGACACGGGCACCTTCTCCACGCTCGACAACGTGGTCGACACCACCACCGGCACCGTCAAGGCCAAGGCCCGCTTCGGCAATGCGCAGACCACGCTGTTCCCGAGCCAGTTCGTCAACGTGCAGATGCTGCTGCGCAAGGTGCGCGCGGTGGTGGTACCGGTCACGGCGGTGCGCACCGGCCCCAATGGCGACTATGTGTATGTCATCAACCAGGACCGCACCGTCTCGATGCGCCAGGTGAAGCGCGGCGAGGCGAATGTCGATGTGGTCGCCATCACTTCAGGCCTGCAGGCCGGCGAGAACGTGGTGACCGAAGGCGGCGACCGCATCAAGGACGGCGCCGTTGTTCAGCTGCAGGGCGAGCGCCCGGCCATGGGCCCGCGCGGCGGCGCCTCGGGGCCCCGCGGTGCGGCATCGGGCCCGCGCGGAGAGCGCGGCGAAGGCGGTGGAGAGCGGCGGCGCCAGCGCCCGCCGCAATGA
- a CDS encoding LytR/AlgR family response regulator transcription factor, with protein sequence MKPTALIAEDEPLLAHALKAELAAAWPELQVLATAGDGRSAVREALRLLPQVLFFDIRMPGLDGLGAAAELADRWPTDEAPMPQLVFVTAYDEYAARAFETQAIDYVLKPVQPERLRKTVLRLRQALAAQQQANLASAVADEALERTLAQWRQVLAAAGNGGSPPPASAAPLKMIAASEAGGSTVRMVPIDEVLYFEAADKYIRVLTARHEYLIRTPLKQLLTQLDPEVFWQVHRAVVVRSAAIEAVHRDEAGKLHLDLRGRPEKIPVSRLYGHLFRAM encoded by the coding sequence ATGAAACCCACTGCCCTCATTGCCGAAGACGAGCCCCTGCTCGCCCACGCCCTCAAGGCCGAACTGGCCGCGGCGTGGCCTGAACTGCAGGTGCTTGCCACCGCGGGCGATGGCCGCAGCGCCGTGCGCGAGGCGCTGCGGCTGCTGCCCCAGGTGCTGTTCTTCGACATTCGCATGCCTGGGCTGGACGGCCTGGGTGCCGCGGCCGAACTGGCCGACCGCTGGCCCACCGACGAGGCGCCCATGCCGCAACTCGTCTTCGTGACCGCCTACGACGAATATGCCGCCCGCGCCTTCGAGACCCAGGCCATCGACTACGTGCTCAAGCCCGTGCAGCCCGAGCGCCTGCGCAAGACCGTGCTGCGGCTCCGGCAGGCGTTGGCGGCGCAGCAACAGGCCAACCTGGCTTCGGCCGTTGCCGACGAGGCCCTGGAGAGAACCCTTGCGCAGTGGCGCCAGGTGCTTGCCGCTGCGGGTAACGGCGGATCGCCGCCGCCCGCCTCCGCCGCCCCGCTGAAGATGATTGCCGCCAGCGAAGCCGGTGGAAGCACCGTGCGCATGGTTCCAATCGACGAAGTGCTGTACTTCGAGGCGGCCGACAAGTACATCCGCGTGCTGACCGCCAGGCATGAATACCTGATCCGCACGCCGCTGAAGCAGCTGCTGACCCAGCTCGACCCCGAGGTCTTCTGGCAGGTGCACCGCGCGGTGGTGGTGCGCAGTGCGGCCATCGAGGCCGTGCACCGCGACGAGGCCGGCAAGCTGCACCTGGACCTGAGGGGCCGGCCCGAAAAAATTCCGGTCAGCCGGCTTTACGGCCACCTCTTTCGCGCCATGTGA
- a CDS encoding sensor histidine kinase has product MSVGALSRFRAENIRGMLRHGLITVVFCCFIAAALAITQHEPWGAQMVYSLSIGLISWLFIDVGRLLISGHREILWPSGPWGYLLVAGGVTVGFLGGNAIGDAWTHQPLLNFRSFAERKLATTIIITLTATVCMCFFLYSLGRSKHMRGQIELAQRNATEARLKLLETQLEPHMLFNTLANLRVLITADPPRAVAMLDRLNNYLRMTLSGSRALAHPLSAEFERLADYLELMSVRMGARLRYTLDLPEDLRDTPVPPLLLQPLVENSIRHGLEPKVEGGKIVVRARQDAGRLVIEVSDTGVGLDAARPSPIDGDEGEGSGFGLEQVRERLATMYGDQGRMSLAAAPAGGTRTTLSFPLPTAA; this is encoded by the coding sequence ATGAGCGTCGGCGCGCTCTCTCGCTTTCGCGCAGAGAACATCCGCGGCATGCTTCGGCATGGCCTGATCACCGTCGTCTTCTGCTGCTTCATTGCCGCGGCACTGGCCATCACCCAGCACGAGCCTTGGGGCGCGCAGATGGTGTATTCGCTGTCGATTGGGCTGATCAGCTGGCTCTTCATCGACGTGGGCCGGCTGCTGATCAGCGGCCACCGCGAAATCCTCTGGCCGTCCGGCCCCTGGGGCTATCTGCTGGTTGCGGGTGGCGTGACGGTCGGCTTTCTGGGGGGCAATGCCATCGGCGACGCGTGGACTCATCAGCCCCTGCTCAATTTCCGCAGCTTCGCCGAACGCAAGCTCGCGACCACGATCATCATCACGCTGACAGCCACCGTCTGCATGTGCTTCTTTTTATACAGCCTTGGCAGAAGCAAGCACATGCGGGGCCAGATCGAGCTGGCGCAGCGCAACGCCACGGAAGCGCGGCTCAAGCTGCTCGAAACGCAACTCGAGCCGCACATGCTCTTCAACACGCTGGCCAACCTGCGCGTGCTGATCACGGCCGACCCGCCGCGCGCCGTGGCCATGCTCGACCGCCTCAACAACTACCTGCGCATGACGCTCAGCGGCTCGCGCGCTCTTGCGCATCCGCTGTCGGCCGAGTTCGAACGGCTGGCCGATTACCTCGAGCTGATGTCGGTTCGAATGGGCGCCCGCCTGCGCTACACGCTCGATCTGCCCGAAGATTTGCGCGACACGCCGGTGCCGCCGCTGCTCTTGCAGCCGCTGGTTGAAAACAGCATTCGCCACGGGCTCGAGCCCAAGGTGGAGGGCGGCAAGATCGTTGTGCGCGCGCGGCAGGACGCCGGCCGCCTGGTCATCGAAGTGAGCGACACCGGTGTCGGCCTCGACGCGGCCCGGCCCTCGCCGATCGACGGTGACGAAGGCGAAGGCAGCGGCTTCGGGCTCGAACAGGTGCGCGAACGGCTTGCCACCATGTACGGCGACCAGGGCCGCATGAGCCTGGCCGCCGCGCCCGCGGGCGGAACCCGCACCACGCTCAGCTTTCCCTTGCCCACAGCCGCATGA
- a CDS encoding Fic family protein: MWIWQAKKWPRFEVDAQALQPALSAARLAQGRMLGVAGNLQLVDLSELQLGEWTQEAISTAQIEGETLQINSVRASAARRHGLTPADRMPRDARTEATLDIVEAAVARWDEPLSEERLLDWHAALFPNGRSGITRIVTGGYRVHADPMQIVTPRIGKPDTVHYEAPPSRDVPAQMRALLEWFEHSREQPAMDGIVRSAIAHLWFETIHPFEDGNGRIGRALSDLALAQDLRSSQRLFSMSQQLWLDRAGYYNQLQAASAQESMDVTPWVRWFVGCVEKACLATLAQIQAAGAKAGFWAVLDTAHPQLTPSQRKVLKKLYDAGPGGFLGGMSTEKYVAIAGVSRATAYRELTELVTSGLLERTGQGKATRYALVRPM, translated from the coding sequence ATGTGGATCTGGCAAGCCAAAAAATGGCCGCGCTTTGAAGTCGACGCGCAGGCACTGCAACCGGCGCTGTCGGCTGCGCGCCTTGCACAGGGGCGCATGCTGGGCGTGGCGGGCAACCTTCAACTCGTCGACCTGAGCGAACTCCAACTTGGCGAGTGGACGCAAGAAGCCATCTCTACCGCCCAGATCGAGGGCGAAACACTCCAGATCAATTCGGTGCGCGCTTCGGCGGCCCGGCGGCATGGGCTCACGCCGGCCGATCGCATGCCAAGAGATGCGCGTACGGAAGCCACGCTCGACATTGTTGAAGCAGCCGTTGCGCGTTGGGATGAGCCACTTTCAGAAGAGCGACTTCTCGATTGGCACGCCGCGCTTTTCCCGAACGGACGAAGCGGCATCACACGCATCGTGACGGGTGGCTACCGTGTCCACGCAGACCCCATGCAGATCGTTACCCCGCGCATCGGCAAGCCGGACACGGTGCACTATGAAGCGCCGCCTTCACGTGATGTGCCGGCTCAGATGAGAGCGTTGCTCGAATGGTTCGAGCACAGTCGGGAGCAGCCCGCAATGGACGGCATCGTGCGCAGCGCCATCGCGCACTTGTGGTTCGAAACCATCCATCCATTCGAAGATGGCAATGGCCGGATCGGCCGCGCTCTGAGCGACTTGGCGCTGGCGCAGGATCTCCGCAGTAGCCAGCGTCTCTTCAGCATGTCTCAGCAGCTATGGCTCGACCGCGCGGGTTACTACAACCAATTGCAGGCCGCCAGTGCCCAGGAAAGCATGGATGTCACACCGTGGGTACGCTGGTTTGTCGGCTGTGTTGAAAAGGCGTGCCTCGCAACGCTGGCCCAGATCCAGGCCGCGGGCGCCAAGGCTGGCTTCTGGGCGGTTCTGGACACTGCGCATCCGCAACTGACGCCAAGCCAGCGCAAGGTGTTGAAAAAACTTTATGACGCGGGTCCCGGTGGATTTCTGGGTGGCATGAGCACAGAGAAATACGTCGCTATTGCAGGCGTGTCGCGCGCCACCGCGTATCGGGAGCTGACCGAGTTGGTGACATCGGGTTTGCTCGAAAGAACAGGGCAGGGCAAAGCAACCCGGTACGCACTTGTTCGCCCGATGTAG
- a CDS encoding 3'-5' exonuclease, translated as MINLSHKNLVAIDVETSGANPFKHEVLAIGFSPIDESIPSKTVYIRHNEIEWSPHAHEIFLNYSEEWEKQSVNPTLAHKEIENYLSQHFRDHAITPVGHNIGFDLAFLRKLAFQSGHEHISGISHRAVDTHTLLYVLALKNIIPISATTSDGAFSYFGIGIEDKDRHTAIGDAEATSDLLKKILKKFSEISS; from the coding sequence ATGATCAATCTAAGCCATAAAAATCTAGTAGCCATTGATGTTGAAACCAGTGGGGCTAATCCATTCAAACATGAGGTCTTAGCAATTGGTTTTTCTCCAATCGATGAGAGCATTCCCTCGAAAACCGTTTACATCCGCCATAACGAGATCGAGTGGAGCCCTCATGCGCATGAAATTTTCCTGAACTACTCTGAAGAATGGGAAAAGCAATCAGTAAATCCAACATTGGCGCACAAAGAAATCGAGAATTATCTTTCTCAACACTTCAGAGATCATGCCATCACACCCGTCGGTCACAATATTGGATTTGACTTGGCTTTTCTTCGAAAATTAGCTTTTCAAAGCGGGCACGAGCATATATCCGGCATCTCTCACAGGGCTGTCGATACTCACACGTTACTTTACGTACTCGCGCTTAAAAATATAATACCAATCTCTGCCACGACGTCTGACGGTGCTTTTTCTTATTTTGGGATAGGAATAGAAGACAAGGATCGCCACACGGCAATTGGAGATGCAGAAGCGACAAGCGACCTCTTGAAGAAAATTCTCAAGAAATTCAGCGAAATTAGCAGCTAA
- a CDS encoding restriction endonuclease produces the protein MGNGQADKSRATPGARTKRTGGQGLDGDHRRRSAAGRTDLHAGLDRWHHRPRTSTGRLGSAGARGGPARTALLRRPEDGAPGGEARCTTAAYRQSDGAHTTTFWRRATRACICVNAFRTKPLSPELAPQHAQQWSPAVLAAIEWRRFEALCEALYAQAGFTTRSQSHGADGGVDIWLYSKHSDVPRIVQCKHWQGKVVGVKEMREFFGVMASHQLKSGTYVTSGAFSADAKAFAKANGIHAQDGAALLELVGKRTPEQQAALLAVAYEDDYWRPTCASCGTKMVERSSTKSEGSFWGCANFPSAAAGRFQS, from the coding sequence GTGGGCAATGGCCAAGCAGACAAGAGCCGAGCGACGCCGGGAGCGCGCACGAAAAGAACTGGCGGGCAAGGGCTGGACGGTGATCATCGTCGGCGTTCTGCTGCTGGTAGGACCGACCTTCATGCAGGGCTCGATCGTTGGCACCATCGGCCCCGCACTTCGACCGGCCGGCTGGGCAGCGCTGGCGCTCGGGGCGGTCCTGCTCGGACTGCACTACTTCGCCGCCCGGAAGACGGCGCTCCCGGAGGTGAAGCGCGCTGCACAACAGCCGCCTATCGCCAAAGCGACGGCGCCCACACCACCACCTTCTGGCGCCGCGCGACGCGAGCCTGTATTTGCGTCAACGCCTTCCGAACCAAGCCACTCTCCCCAGAACTCGCGCCCCAGCATGCGCAGCAGTGGAGCCCAGCCGTACTCGCAGCCATCGAATGGCGCCGCTTCGAGGCCCTGTGCGAAGCGCTCTATGCGCAGGCCGGGTTCACCACACGCAGCCAATCGCACGGTGCGGACGGTGGCGTCGACATCTGGCTTTACTCCAAGCACAGCGACGTGCCACGCATCGTCCAGTGCAAGCACTGGCAAGGCAAAGTGGTGGGAGTGAAGGAGATGCGGGAGTTCTTCGGCGTGATGGCGTCGCATCAACTGAAGAGCGGCACTTACGTTACGAGCGGAGCGTTCTCCGCCGACGCCAAGGCGTTTGCGAAGGCCAATGGCATTCATGCACAGGATGGCGCCGCGTTGTTGGAACTGGTCGGCAAGCGCACGCCCGAGCAGCAAGCCGCATTGCTGGCCGTGGCCTACGAAGACGACTATTGGCGGCCCACCTGTGCAAGCTGCGGCACCAAAATGGTGGAGAGATCGTCGACCAAGAGCGAAGGCAGTTTCTGGGGCTGCGCCAACTTCCCAAGTGCCGCGGCAGGACGATTCCAAAGCTGA
- a CDS encoding DUF6622 family protein, with protein MLLQIILHTPKWVFAVFALLLWLGCRQLLTGQVSLAKVTVMPVAMTGLSLAGVISAFGDSPGALLGWAVAAAALVLVVLQQPLPATTRYDRDARKFHVAGSAVPLVLMMGIFFTKYAVGVSLAMHPELRQQASFAAAIPMLYGAFSGIFAARAVRLWKLAIRTDAMAVQARAA; from the coding sequence ATGCTGCTGCAGATCATTCTTCATACCCCGAAGTGGGTCTTTGCCGTTTTTGCGCTGCTCCTGTGGCTTGGCTGCAGGCAGTTGCTGACCGGCCAAGTCAGCCTGGCCAAGGTGACGGTGATGCCCGTTGCCATGACCGGCCTTTCGCTGGCGGGCGTGATCTCGGCCTTCGGCGATTCGCCGGGTGCCCTGCTCGGCTGGGCCGTGGCCGCCGCCGCGCTGGTGCTGGTGGTGCTTCAGCAGCCCCTGCCCGCCACCACGCGCTATGACCGCGACGCTCGCAAGTTTCACGTGGCCGGCAGCGCCGTGCCGCTGGTGCTGATGATGGGCATCTTCTTCACCAAGTACGCGGTCGGCGTGTCCCTCGCCATGCACCCTGAACTGCGCCAGCAGGCCAGCTTCGCCGCTGCAATCCCGATGCTGTACGGCGCCTTCAGCGGCATCTTCGCGGCGCGCGCCGTGCGGCTCTGGAAGCTGGCCATCCGCACCGACGCCATGGCCGTGCAGGCCCGTGCGGCCTAA
- a CDS encoding 2TM domain-containing protein has translation MNLHTSSNPTLSDIEKRARRRAGAKMGWYIHAFVYVLVNLGLVAISASRGHTWAMYPLMGWGLGLLIHGAVIWFIAPGGSFYDRLVERERRVLRAGERG, from the coding sequence ATGAACCTCCATACTTCTTCGAACCCGACCCTTTCCGACATCGAAAAGCGCGCCCGCCGCCGCGCCGGCGCCAAGATGGGCTGGTACATCCATGCCTTCGTCTATGTACTGGTCAACCTCGGGCTGGTGGCCATCTCCGCGTCGCGCGGCCACACCTGGGCGATGTATCCGCTCATGGGCTGGGGCCTGGGCCTGCTGATTCACGGCGCCGTCATCTGGTTCATTGCGCCCGGCGGCAGTTTTTATGACCGGCTGGTGGAGCGCGAACGGCGCGTGCTGCGAGCGGGGGAACGCGGATGA
- a CDS encoding pseudouridine synthase, which yields MNPPNPPRLIRFNKPYGVLSQFTPEGRWRGLKDFIDIPGVYVAGRLDADSEGLLLLTNDGQLQARIADPRFKMEKTYWVQVEGVPTEEALAALREGVQLNDGLTRPARARLLHPPPDVWARQPPIRERKSIPTAWLELAISEGRNRQVRRMTAAVGLPTLRLIRAAIGPHTLDGLAPGAWAE from the coding sequence ATGAATCCTCCCAACCCTCCCCGCCTCATCCGCTTCAACAAGCCCTATGGCGTGCTCAGCCAGTTCACGCCCGAGGGCCGCTGGCGCGGGCTGAAAGACTTCATCGATATTCCCGGCGTCTACGTCGCCGGGCGCCTCGATGCCGACAGCGAAGGCCTGCTGCTGCTCACCAATGACGGCCAGCTCCAGGCGCGCATTGCCGATCCGCGCTTCAAAATGGAGAAGACCTATTGGGTGCAGGTGGAAGGCGTTCCCACCGAGGAGGCGCTGGCCGCGCTGCGCGAAGGCGTGCAACTCAACGATGGCCTTACGCGGCCCGCCCGCGCGCGTCTGCTCCATCCACCGCCCGATGTGTGGGCGCGGCAGCCGCCCATCAGGGAACGCAAGAGCATTCCGACCGCGTGGCTGGAACTGGCGATCAGCGAAGGCCGCAACCGCCAGGTGCGGCGCATGACCGCCGCCGTGGGGCTTCCCACCCTGCGCCTGATTCGCGCTGCCATCGGGCCGCACACGCTGGACGGACTGGCGCCCGGCGCCTGGGCGGAGTAG
- a CDS encoding glutamine--tRNA ligase/YqeY domain fusion protein produces MTSPTDKDSAKTAAAPSNFLRHVIENDLAQGAYSGRKWGGSPGDAAHHAQGMPDPAKVRMRFPPEPNGYLHIGHAKSIWLNFELAKEYGGVCHLRFDDTNPEKEEQEYVDSIRDAVKWLGYETYLADRPSAPGTLQPHEYFASDYFDFMYRAAEYLIGAGLAYVDEQSAEEIRANRGDFNTPGTDSPFRSRSAEENLARFRAMRDGQLPDGAAILRAKIDMASPNINMRDPALYRIRRATHHNTGDKWCIYPMYTFAHPIEDALEQITHSICTLEFEDQRPFYDWLLDRLAEGGLIASPHPRQYEFARLNVTHVLTSKRKLRQLVEEKHVDGWDDPRMPTLAGLRRRGYTPEALRLFCERSGTTKSGGWIDYASLEAALRDTLDPIAPRAMAVLDPVKLVITNWGELMGGDEVLDDCSAPVHPHHPEMGKREFKLGREVWIERTDYEEVQPKGFFRLFPRNKVRLKYGHVIECTGGTKDASGKLIEVQATLVPDTKSGTPGADAIKVKGNITWVAAADAVQAEVRLYERLFAAANPGSGELMDELNKASLEACTAYVEPSLAKAEPGVGIQFERHGYFVRDTKASTDGKPVFNRAAGMRDSWGK; encoded by the coding sequence ATGACCTCCCCGACCGACAAAGACAGCGCGAAAACGGCCGCTGCACCGAGTAATTTCTTGCGCCACGTGATCGAAAACGACCTTGCGCAGGGTGCCTATTCTGGCCGCAAGTGGGGTGGCTCGCCCGGCGACGCCGCCCATCACGCCCAAGGCATGCCCGACCCGGCCAAGGTTCGCATGCGCTTTCCGCCGGAGCCCAATGGCTACCTGCACATCGGCCATGCCAAGAGCATCTGGCTCAACTTCGAGCTGGCCAAGGAATACGGCGGCGTGTGCCACCTGCGCTTCGACGACACCAACCCGGAGAAGGAAGAGCAGGAATACGTCGATTCCATCCGCGACGCGGTCAAGTGGCTCGGCTACGAAACCTACCTGGCAGACCGCCCCAGCGCCCCTGGCACCCTACAGCCGCACGAGTATTTTGCGAGCGACTACTTCGACTTCATGTACCGCGCCGCCGAATACCTGATTGGCGCCGGCCTGGCCTATGTGGACGAGCAAAGCGCCGAAGAGATCCGCGCCAACCGCGGTGACTTCAACACGCCCGGCACCGACAGCCCCTTCCGCAGCCGCAGCGCGGAAGAAAACCTCGCCCGCTTCCGCGCCATGCGGGACGGCCAGTTGCCCGACGGCGCCGCCATCCTGCGCGCCAAGATCGACATGGCGAGCCCCAACATCAACATGCGCGACCCCGCGCTGTACCGCATACGGCGTGCAACGCACCACAACACCGGCGATAAATGGTGCATCTACCCGATGTACACCTTTGCGCACCCGATCGAAGACGCGCTGGAGCAGATCACCCACTCCATCTGCACGCTGGAGTTCGAAGACCAGCGCCCCTTCTACGACTGGCTGCTCGACCGCCTGGCCGAAGGCGGCCTCATCGCGAGCCCGCATCCGCGCCAGTATGAATTTGCTCGCCTGAACGTCACCCACGTGCTCACCAGCAAGCGCAAGCTGCGCCAGCTGGTCGAAGAAAAGCACGTCGACGGCTGGGACGACCCGCGCATGCCCACGCTGGCGGGCCTGCGCCGCCGCGGCTACACGCCCGAGGCGCTGCGGCTGTTCTGCGAACGCAGCGGCACCACCAAGTCCGGCGGCTGGATCGACTACGCCAGCCTGGAAGCCGCGCTGCGCGACACCCTGGACCCCATCGCGCCGCGCGCCATGGCCGTGCTCGACCCCGTGAAGCTGGTCATTACCAACTGGGGCGAACTCATGGGTGGCGACGAGGTACTCGACGACTGCTCGGCTCCCGTGCACCCGCATCACCCTGAAATGGGCAAGCGCGAGTTCAAGCTCGGCCGCGAGGTGTGGATCGAGCGCACCGACTACGAGGAAGTGCAGCCCAAGGGTTTCTTCCGCCTGTTCCCCCGCAACAAGGTGCGGCTCAAATACGGCCACGTCATCGAATGCACCGGCGGCACCAAGGACGCGAGCGGCAAACTCATCGAAGTGCAGGCCACGCTGGTGCCCGACACCAAGAGCGGCACGCCCGGCGCCGACGCCATCAAGGTGAAGGGCAACATCACCTGGGTGGCCGCGGCTGATGCGGTGCAGGCCGAGGTGCGCTTGTATGAGCGGCTGTTTGCGGCGGCCAACCCGGGCAGCGGGGAGCTGATGGATGAGCTCAACAAGGCCAGCCTTGAAGCTTGCACGGCCTATGTAGAACCGTCACTCGCAAAGGCCGAGCCCGGCGTCGGCATCCAGTTCGAGCGGCATGGGTACTTCGTGCGCGACACCAAGGCGAGTACCGACGGCAAGCCGGTGTTCAATCGCGCCGCTGGCATGCGGGACAGCTGGGGCAAGTAA
- a CDS encoding M23 family metallopeptidase, which yields MRSNRSHFSDLLSPTLLKRRRALLGTLSLLALPAATHVSAAPLAKPKQQRSEVWPHASQVPGGIARLSLGPSAKRPTAFSGDVPLLVLGDAIEWTALVGIPLAATPGDANIVVRPESGADKQVVYTVAPKQYREQRLTVPPRTVDLSPEDEARYERERAHLATVMATFTDLRPDASLQMRVPVPGRRSSSFGLRRVFNGQSRNPHSGMDIAAGTGTPVLAPLPGRVIDTGDYFFNGGTVWLDHGGGLLTMYCHLSRVDVKVGDVLKTGEQLAAVGATGRVTGPHLHWSVMLNRAMVDPALFIAA from the coding sequence ATGCGCAGCAACCGCTCCCATTTCTCCGATCTCCTCTCGCCCACTCTGCTGAAGCGCCGCCGCGCGTTGCTCGGCACGCTGAGCCTGCTGGCGCTGCCTGCTGCAACGCATGTCAGCGCCGCGCCCCTTGCGAAGCCGAAGCAACAGCGCTCCGAGGTCTGGCCGCATGCGTCCCAGGTGCCGGGCGGCATCGCACGCCTGTCGCTCGGTCCGAGCGCCAAGCGGCCGACCGCCTTTTCAGGCGATGTGCCGTTGCTTGTGCTGGGCGACGCCATCGAGTGGACGGCGCTGGTGGGCATTCCGCTTGCGGCGACGCCGGGCGACGCAAACATCGTCGTGCGCCCCGAGAGCGGCGCCGACAAACAGGTGGTCTACACCGTAGCTCCCAAGCAGTACCGCGAGCAACGCCTGACGGTGCCACCGCGCACCGTCGACCTCTCGCCCGAAGACGAGGCGCGCTACGAGCGCGAACGCGCGCACCTGGCCACCGTGATGGCCACGTTCACCGACCTGCGGCCCGACGCCTCGCTGCAGATGCGCGTCCCCGTGCCGGGCCGCCGCTCCAGCTCATTCGGCCTGCGCCGCGTGTTCAACGGCCAGTCGCGCAATCCGCACAGCGGCATGGACATCGCTGCCGGCACCGGCACGCCCGTGCTGGCACCGCTGCCGGGGCGCGTGATCGATACAGGCGACTATTTCTTCAACGGCGGCACGGTGTGGCTCGACCACGGCGGCGGCCTGCTGACGATGTATTGCCACCTGAGCCGCGTCGACGTGAAGGTGGGCGATGTGCTGAAGACCGGCGAGCAACTTGCCGCCGTGGGCGCTACCGGGCGCGTGACGGGGCCGCATCTGCACTGGTCGGTGATGTTGAACCGGGCAATGGTGGATCCGGCGCTGTTCATTGCGGCTTGA